The following coding sequences lie in one Desulfovibrio aminophilus DSM 12254 genomic window:
- a CDS encoding LL-diaminopimelate aminotransferase — translation MRTFPLAKRLQALPPYLFAAIDKAKEEVRAQGKDIISLGIGDPDMPTPEFIVEALCAAARKPEHHQYPSYIGMLAFRQAVADWYKTRFGVDLDPATEVMTLIGSKEGIAHFPLAFIDPGDLALIATPNYPVYPVTTAFVGGEVKYLPLTDENDFLPDLDSVSEEEWKRAKLIYVNYPNNPTAASAPRSFYEKLVAIAREYNVIVVHDAAYTEIYFDPSDKPLSILEIPGAKDVAIEFHSLSKTYNMTGWRIGMAVGNPSLVAGLGKVKENVDSGLFQAIQEAGIAALQNGEPYAAKFREVYKERRDVMLKCLADIGISCRVPKASLYIWAKVPQGQTSQDFVTKVLRQTGVVLTPGNGFGTPGEGYFRISLTVNTDRLKEAASRISSL, via the coding sequence ATGCGCACGTTTCCGCTGGCCAAGCGGCTTCAGGCCCTTCCTCCCTATCTCTTCGCGGCCATCGACAAGGCCAAGGAGGAGGTCCGCGCCCAGGGCAAGGACATCATCAGCCTGGGCATCGGCGACCCCGACATGCCGACCCCGGAGTTCATCGTGGAGGCGCTCTGCGCCGCCGCCCGCAAGCCCGAGCATCATCAGTACCCGTCCTACATCGGCATGCTGGCCTTCCGCCAGGCCGTGGCCGACTGGTACAAGACCCGCTTCGGCGTGGACCTGGACCCGGCCACCGAAGTCATGACCCTCATCGGCTCCAAGGAAGGCATCGCCCACTTCCCCCTGGCCTTCATCGATCCTGGCGATCTGGCGCTCATCGCCACCCCGAACTACCCGGTCTATCCCGTGACCACCGCCTTCGTGGGCGGCGAGGTCAAGTATCTGCCCCTGACCGACGAGAACGACTTCCTGCCGGACCTGGATTCCGTGTCCGAGGAAGAGTGGAAGCGGGCCAAGCTCATCTACGTCAACTACCCGAACAACCCCACGGCCGCCTCCGCGCCCCGCAGCTTCTACGAGAAACTGGTGGCCATCGCCCGCGAATACAACGTGATCGTGGTCCATGACGCGGCCTACACGGAAATCTACTTCGATCCGTCGGACAAGCCGCTGTCGATCCTGGAAATCCCTGGAGCCAAGGACGTGGCCATTGAATTCCACTCCCTGTCCAAGACCTACAACATGACCGGCTGGCGCATCGGCATGGCCGTGGGCAACCCGAGCCTCGTGGCGGGCTTGGGCAAGGTCAAGGAGAACGTGGATTCCGGCCTGTTCCAGGCCATCCAGGAGGCGGGCATCGCCGCTCTGCAAAACGGGGAACCTTACGCCGCCAAATTCCGGGAAGTCTACAAGGAACGCCGGGACGTGATGCTCAAATGCCTTGCCGACATCGGCATCTCATGCCGCGTCCCCAAGGCCTCGCTCTACATCTGGGCCAAGGTGCCGCAGGGGCAGACCTCCCAGGACTTCGTCACCAAGGTGTTGCGTCAGACCGGCGTGGTCCTGACCCCGGGCAACGGCTTCGGTACGCCCGGAGAAGGGTACTTCCGCATCTCGCTGACCGTGAACACCGACAGACTCAAGGAGGCTGCGTCACGGATATCCAGCTTGTAA
- a CDS encoding NUDIX hydrolase, which yields MPILNHRPSSEPPLVEAVDDRNRPLLVLPLPEVHRQFLNHRAVAVLVYDQDNRLFLQKRGLRRTLYPGRWDVSTSGHVHAGESAQGAAMRRLWTDLRLRPERIRHVRDIPASPETGHEFITIFAVPRATQLEPNPNRVVSGFFHAREEVSCLVREFRELLAPGLVLLWERNIPFSSWEQP from the coding sequence ATGCCCATCCTGAACCATCGCCCCTCTTCCGAGCCACCGTTGGTGGAGGCCGTGGACGACCGCAACCGCCCGCTGCTCGTGCTGCCCCTGCCCGAGGTGCACCGCCAGTTCCTTAATCATCGCGCGGTGGCCGTGCTGGTCTACGACCAGGACAACCGCCTCTTCCTGCAAAAACGCGGGCTTCGACGTACACTCTACCCGGGGCGCTGGGATGTGTCCACCAGCGGACACGTCCATGCCGGGGAATCCGCTCAGGGGGCGGCCATGCGGCGGCTTTGGACGGATCTCCGGCTCCGGCCGGAACGCATCCGCCACGTCCGTGACATTCCCGCCAGCCCGGAAACGGGACACGAATTCATCACCATCTTCGCCGTGCCCCGCGCCACGCAATTGGAGCCGAACCCGAACCGGGTGGTCAGCGGCTTTTTCCACGCCCGCGAGGAAGTCTCCTGCCTGGTTCGGGAATTCCGGGAGCTGCTGGCTCCAGGTCTGGTTCTGCTCTGGGAGCGCAACATCCCCTTCTCGTCCTGGGAACAGCCTTGA
- a CDS encoding inositol monophosphatase family protein — translation MSASFDAAAILERAAGAVREAGAIVIANFGRPGEVRHKGRIDLVTSTDLAVEALLKERLAAILPGSDFLAEESSSMARLGDLTWIIDPLDGTTNFAHGLPFVATSVALWRGDHLALGLINLPVLGELFTTAKGLGAWRNGERIHVSGVGSLEDSLVATGFPYDNARYLDAITLHLRRMLTRTQGVRRPGAAALDLAYVACGRYDGFYESALNAWDTAAGVLLVEEAGGRVSGYDASAPYRLGGENILASNGLLHEELSRLLMEPPAS, via the coding sequence ATGAGCGCTTCGTTTGACGCCGCTGCGATCCTTGAGCGCGCGGCTGGGGCTGTACGCGAGGCCGGCGCGATCGTCATCGCCAACTTCGGCCGGCCAGGAGAGGTGCGCCACAAGGGCCGCATCGATCTGGTCACCTCGACCGATCTGGCAGTGGAGGCCCTGCTCAAGGAACGTTTGGCGGCCATCCTGCCCGGGTCGGATTTTCTGGCCGAAGAGTCCTCATCTATGGCCCGCCTGGGCGATCTCACCTGGATCATCGACCCTCTGGACGGCACCACCAATTTTGCTCACGGGCTGCCTTTCGTTGCCACTTCCGTTGCCCTTTGGCGCGGTGATCACCTCGCCCTGGGTCTGATCAACCTACCCGTGTTGGGTGAGCTGTTCACCACGGCGAAGGGCCTGGGCGCGTGGCGCAACGGCGAGCGTATTCATGTCTCGGGCGTGGGCAGCCTGGAGGATTCCCTGGTGGCCACCGGTTTCCCCTACGACAACGCTCGGTATCTGGATGCGATAACCCTGCACCTGCGGCGCATGCTGACCAGGACCCAAGGCGTCCGGCGTCCCGGGGCCGCAGCCCTGGATTTGGCCTATGTCGCCTGCGGACGCTACGACGGTTTCTATGAGAGCGCCTTGAACGCCTGGGACACGGCGGCCGGTGTGCTTTTGGTGGAAGAAGCGGGTGGGCGGGTCAGCGGCTATGACGCGAGCGCGCCGTACCGGCTGGGCGGGGAGAATATTTTGGCCAGCAATGGGTTGCTGCACGAGGAATTGAGCCGCCTGTTGATGGAGCCTCCCGCGTCTTGA
- a CDS encoding DUF6485 family protein codes for MRKTDQCPRAKINATHCNCTYTCDRHGLCCECLHYHRQRGELPACYFTAEEEKTYNRSVEFFLQRRSGR; via the coding sequence ATGCGCAAGACGGATCAGTGTCCACGGGCCAAGATCAACGCCACACACTGCAATTGCACCTATACCTGCGATCGGCATGGGTTGTGCTGTGAATGCCTGCACTACCACCGGCAGCGCGGTGAGCTGCCTGCCTGTTATTTCACCGCGGAAGAGGAAAAGACCTACAACCGGAGCGTGGAGTTTTTTCTGCAGCGCCGTTCCGGTCGCTGA
- the rimI gene encoding ribosomal protein S18-alanine N-acetyltransferase codes for MTELGRFPAHAGGTPETGAEVLGPADIRAVMELEALCFAYHWTEEQFRLGLERGAFHILGVRRSGRIVGYIAYSVIQDEMEVMNLAVHPEFRRQGLGATLLDAALGHSRRAGARQGFLDVKESNLPAIDLYRKFGFKQIGVRKRYYPDTLEDALLFRCDIP; via the coding sequence ATGACGGAGTTGGGGCGATTTCCAGCCCACGCTGGAGGGACTCCCGAGACTGGGGCCGAGGTTTTGGGACCGGCGGACATCCGCGCGGTCATGGAGTTGGAGGCTTTGTGTTTCGCCTACCATTGGACCGAGGAGCAATTCCGCCTGGGGCTTGAGCGCGGCGCGTTTCATATTTTGGGTGTGCGTCGCAGTGGAAGAATAGTCGGCTATATCGCCTACTCGGTGATCCAGGACGAGATGGAAGTCATGAATTTGGCCGTGCATCCGGAGTTCCGCCGACAGGGACTGGGGGCGACCCTTCTGGACGCGGCCTTGGGGCACAGCCGCCGGGCGGGGGCCCGGCAAGGTTTTCTGGACGTCAAGGAGTCCAACCTTCCGGCCATTGACCTCTACCGCAAATTCGGATTTAAACAGATCGGGGTGCGCAAGCGGTACTATCCCGACACCCTTGAAGACGCCTTGCTGTTTCGTTGTGACATCCCCTGA
- a CDS encoding rod shape-determining protein yields the protein MFFRRLWNFLGGRNLAMDLGTANSLLYCPGEGIVLNEPSVVALDRITGEVIAVGAEAKRYLGRTPERVQVIRPMRDGVIADFDTTSQMISSFIAKASRGLKLLRPKLIICVPLGITPVEKRAVIEAGQRGGARDVRLIEEPLAVAIGAGLPFDQPLGNMVLDIGGGTAEVAVVSLSAIAHAESIRVAGDEMNEAIQRYFQNEFQMQIGENMAEQVKITLGSAVELPEPLSMEVLGKNLVEGAPRSVLASDSHVREAIREPLNAIMQAVRNALEKTPPELAADIADSGLLLAGGGSLLRGLDVLIKRETGLNAVLDADPLTTVARGTGRVLEKGKAYEGALLE from the coding sequence ATGTTCTTCAGGCGATTGTGGAATTTTCTCGGTGGGAGAAACTTGGCCATGGACCTGGGAACGGCCAACTCCCTCCTGTATTGCCCCGGCGAGGGCATCGTGCTCAACGAACCGTCGGTGGTGGCTCTGGACAGGATCACCGGCGAAGTGATCGCCGTGGGCGCGGAGGCCAAGCGCTACCTGGGACGGACACCTGAGCGCGTACAAGTCATCCGGCCCATGCGCGACGGAGTGATCGCGGATTTCGACACCACCAGCCAGATGATCTCCTCGTTCATCGCCAAGGCCTCGCGCGGACTGAAACTGCTGCGGCCCAAACTGATCATCTGCGTTCCCCTGGGGATCACGCCGGTGGAGAAGCGGGCCGTGATCGAGGCTGGTCAGCGCGGCGGAGCCCGCGACGTGCGGCTCATCGAGGAGCCCCTGGCCGTGGCCATCGGCGCGGGTCTGCCTTTTGATCAGCCCTTGGGCAACATGGTCCTGGACATCGGTGGGGGCACGGCCGAGGTGGCCGTGGTCAGCCTTTCGGCCATCGCCCACGCCGAATCCATCCGCGTGGCCGGGGACGAGATGAACGAGGCCATTCAGCGGTATTTCCAGAATGAATTTCAGATGCAGATCGGCGAGAACATGGCCGAGCAGGTGAAGATCACCCTCGGTTCCGCCGTGGAGTTGCCAGAACCTCTCAGCATGGAGGTTCTGGGCAAAAATCTCGTGGAGGGCGCGCCGCGTTCCGTGCTCGCCTCGGACTCCCACGTGCGCGAGGCCATCCGCGAACCGCTCAACGCGATCATGCAGGCCGTGCGCAACGCCCTGGAAAAGACCCCGCCGGAACTGGCCGCCGACATCGCCGACAGCGGACTTTTGCTAGCCGGAGGCGGTTCGCTCTTGCGTGGCCTGGACGTGCTCATCAAGCGCGAAACCGGCCTCAACGCGGTTCTGGACGCGGACCCGCTGACCACCGTGGCCCGAGGAACGGGGCGTGTCCTGGAGAAGGGCAAGGCCTACGAAGGGGCCTTGCTGGAATGA
- the fsa gene encoding fructose-6-phosphate aldolase translates to MKFFIDTAKLDEIRQAKAYGLIDGVTTNPSLMAKEKGDWKAVARAICGEVNGPVSLEVIGTGAEEMVREARELIKLGPNVVIKVPITEPGLAAVRQLTDMGIETNVTLVFSPLQALLAAKAGATYVSPFVGRLDAIGHDGLALVEQILTIFGNYGMSTQVLVASIRHPQHVLQAALMGADVATIPFPVIRELLKHPLTDSGLQTFLNDWSKSHGATKQKSRRAK, encoded by the coding sequence ATGAAGTTCTTCATCGATACCGCCAAGCTGGACGAAATCAGGCAGGCCAAGGCCTACGGCCTCATCGACGGAGTGACCACCAACCCGAGCCTCATGGCCAAGGAGAAGGGCGACTGGAAAGCCGTGGCCCGGGCCATTTGCGGCGAGGTGAACGGCCCGGTGAGCCTGGAAGTCATCGGAACCGGCGCCGAGGAGATGGTCCGTGAGGCCCGAGAACTGATCAAACTCGGCCCCAACGTGGTCATCAAGGTGCCGATCACCGAGCCGGGACTGGCTGCGGTGCGGCAGCTCACAGACATGGGAATCGAAACCAATGTGACCCTCGTCTTTTCACCGCTCCAGGCGTTGCTGGCCGCCAAGGCGGGCGCGACCTACGTAAGTCCCTTCGTGGGGCGGCTGGACGCCATCGGACACGACGGTTTGGCCCTGGTGGAGCAGATTCTGACCATCTTCGGCAACTACGGCATGTCCACGCAGGTTCTGGTGGCCAGCATCCGCCATCCGCAGCACGTGCTTCAGGCCGCGCTCATGGGAGCGGACGTGGCCACGATCCCGTTTCCGGTGATCCGCGAACTGCTCAAGCATCCCTTGACGGATTCCGGCCTGCAAACTTTCCTGAACGACTGGAGCAAAAGCCACGGCGCGACCAAACAAAAGAGTCGTCGAGCAAAATAA
- the folK gene encoding 2-amino-4-hydroxy-6-hydroxymethyldihydropteridine diphosphokinase: MQLVTTYLGLGSNLGKPEENLNEALARLENYGADIQLKKQSAIYWTEPQGLKDQPWFANQVVELAVDPEIWAPEGLLSTLLAIEAQMGRDRSAETPGGPRVIDLDLLLFGDLTADTGFLTVPHPRLLTRAFMLVPLREIAPDLVLPGGVAVKTALGALNHRLDGDRIWQD; encoded by the coding sequence ATCCAGCTTGTAACCACCTACCTGGGGCTCGGCTCGAACCTCGGCAAACCCGAGGAAAACCTGAACGAGGCCCTGGCGAGGCTGGAAAACTACGGCGCCGACATCCAACTCAAAAAACAGTCGGCTATCTACTGGACCGAACCCCAGGGCCTCAAGGATCAGCCCTGGTTCGCCAACCAGGTGGTGGAGCTGGCCGTGGATCCGGAGATTTGGGCTCCGGAAGGGCTGCTGTCCACACTCCTGGCCATCGAGGCCCAGATGGGCCGGGACCGCTCCGCGGAGACTCCCGGCGGCCCCCGGGTCATCGACCTGGACCTGCTGCTGTTCGGCGACCTGACGGCGGACACGGGCTTCCTGACCGTGCCGCACCCGCGTCTGCTCACGCGGGCCTTCATGCTCGTCCCGTTGCGCGAGATCGCCCCGGACCTCGTCCTGCCCGGCGGAGTGGCCGTGAAAACGGCCCTGGGCGCCCTGAACCACCGCCTGGACGGCGACCGTATCTGGCAAGACTAG
- the tpiA gene encoding triose-phosphate isomerase produces the protein MNKLMAANWKMYKTYEEAKDTAKALVKLLEGRLPAGREVLVFPPFTALRAVSKKFKDERGFWTGGQDFWPEKEGAFTGEIAPGMLQDAGASFALTGHSERRHVLGESDDLVGRKTAFALASGLNVVLCVGEKIEERRSGDVEAVLERQLRSGLTGVPREIDPTRLAVAYEPVWAIGTGEVAGPKEILDAHACVRRILLDTFKNIGNNIKILYGGSVKPENCAEIIALDNVDGVLVGGASLAAESFARIVLAGA, from the coding sequence ATGAACAAGCTCATGGCCGCCAACTGGAAGATGTACAAGACCTACGAGGAAGCCAAGGACACGGCCAAGGCTCTGGTCAAGCTCCTGGAGGGCAGGCTGCCCGCCGGGCGCGAGGTTCTCGTGTTTCCTCCCTTCACGGCCTTGCGCGCCGTGTCCAAGAAATTCAAGGACGAGAGGGGGTTCTGGACCGGCGGTCAGGACTTTTGGCCCGAGAAGGAGGGGGCGTTCACCGGCGAGATCGCGCCGGGCATGCTCCAGGACGCAGGCGCGTCCTTCGCGCTCACCGGACATTCGGAGCGTCGTCATGTCCTCGGCGAGTCCGATGATCTGGTGGGCCGCAAGACGGCCTTCGCCCTGGCCTCGGGGCTGAACGTGGTGCTTTGCGTGGGCGAGAAGATCGAGGAGCGCCGGTCTGGCGATGTTGAAGCTGTATTGGAACGCCAGTTGCGGAGCGGCTTGACGGGAGTGCCCCGGGAGATCGATCCGACAAGACTGGCCGTGGCCTATGAACCGGTTTGGGCCATTGGAACCGGCGAGGTGGCAGGCCCCAAGGAAATCTTGGATGCCCACGCCTGTGTGCGTCGGATTTTGCTTGACACTTTTAAAAATATCGGCAATAATATTAAGATATTGTACGGCGGAAGCGTGAAGCCGGAAAACTGCGCCGAGATCATCGCGCTTGACAATGTGGACGGTGTGCTGGTAGGAGGCGCGAGCTTGGCGGCTGAAAGTTTTGCCCGCATCGTGCTGGCCGGAGCGTGA
- a CDS encoding tetratricopeptide repeat protein — MKKSGAKSATKPSSAKSSGKDEAKTKKSSAKKPKTETKKDQQTATTEPDKAPAGDDAEKQPESPAANEKQAPGKTAKTAKADPPSPPKSSESGYDKFLEKYGAWDRLSKEYSSSDDPDLILKRAVMALQTGAPQQALEILESSPSFDDQSKEVKRLWLGGQAARAAGDPSKAVFWFSQAGQLLDAKERNARFQNEPDLDTLWTDVWRRFFWIYSANFGATREGQEAVLRTTLEQAQRVWKNNPFWDAAAKALEHESAVGDKPMAGDVVEIGESDRLQVAKALAAACLEYKDDAKTDAEAITAQAPREFWAAVTAFIASEEDPSELASLHSSYPKASIFWGSNTMSTSSSGRTDWLLSEESNSEWQDIRKKNRSLKDAAKRYVDREPGKELEALPVFGQYRFALAVASGKTEQAQALWTGLEKRDLPLSLKVCGMLLFDEPLENLLTEDPNAAARQYFLLPALASAGGGTSLPSHLAPFWIRLEGRQLTNAASRTWPLDRLLVLSSWTSRLENEPSADLAKRIAFLFPETSTGAQATLRLAEEALKDQQYQLAGFYLNNVETIRLPKELRARQLELKGDLAFGLSNFDEALDSYSRLLKTGVKLSDTSLIRVAFILQQKGQLDVAQGQLEKLWERHENMPPAMQAEVLYYLGEGAHAMGNIDKALDYYLRLAWQYPQENIWALTAMFRAALIYDNMGQYDTAKNLLVTVIRNAETEQQREAAKNRLAEIEAKMGKVEERPKSGGTMVYPF, encoded by the coding sequence ATGAAAAAGTCCGGCGCCAAGTCCGCCACCAAGCCGTCATCGGCCAAAAGTTCCGGCAAGGACGAAGCCAAGACGAAGAAGTCCTCTGCCAAAAAGCCCAAGACCGAAACGAAGAAGGACCAGCAGACCGCCACGACGGAGCCCGACAAGGCCCCGGCCGGCGACGACGCCGAAAAGCAGCCCGAATCCCCCGCGGCAAATGAGAAGCAGGCTCCGGGAAAAACAGCCAAGACGGCCAAAGCCGACCCTCCTTCCCCACCGAAGTCCAGCGAAAGCGGCTACGACAAGTTTCTTGAAAAATACGGGGCCTGGGATCGCCTGAGCAAGGAATACAGCAGCTCTGACGACCCGGACCTGATCCTCAAGCGGGCCGTCATGGCCCTGCAGACCGGCGCTCCCCAGCAGGCGCTGGAGATTCTCGAATCCTCCCCCTCCTTCGACGACCAGTCCAAGGAAGTAAAGCGCCTCTGGCTGGGCGGCCAGGCCGCCCGCGCCGCGGGCGATCCCTCCAAGGCCGTGTTCTGGTTCAGCCAGGCGGGCCAGTTGCTCGACGCCAAGGAACGCAATGCCCGCTTCCAGAACGAACCGGACCTGGATACACTCTGGACCGACGTCTGGCGTCGATTCTTCTGGATCTACTCGGCGAACTTCGGCGCCACCCGCGAAGGCCAGGAAGCAGTCCTGCGCACCACCCTCGAACAAGCTCAGCGGGTCTGGAAAAACAATCCCTTTTGGGACGCCGCCGCCAAGGCCCTGGAGCACGAGTCGGCCGTAGGCGACAAGCCCATGGCGGGCGACGTGGTGGAGATCGGCGAGAGCGACCGGCTTCAGGTAGCCAAGGCCCTGGCCGCCGCCTGCCTGGAATACAAGGACGATGCCAAGACCGACGCTGAAGCCATCACCGCCCAGGCGCCGCGTGAATTCTGGGCGGCCGTCACCGCCTTCATCGCTTCCGAGGAAGACCCCAGTGAGCTGGCCTCCCTCCACTCCTCCTATCCCAAGGCCTCGATCTTCTGGGGCAGCAACACCATGTCCACCTCTTCCTCGGGGCGCACGGACTGGCTCCTGTCTGAGGAAAGCAACTCCGAATGGCAGGATATCCGCAAGAAGAACCGTTCCCTGAAAGACGCGGCCAAACGCTATGTGGACCGTGAACCAGGAAAGGAACTGGAGGCCCTGCCCGTCTTCGGCCAGTATCGTTTCGCCCTGGCCGTCGCCTCGGGCAAAACCGAACAGGCGCAGGCCCTGTGGACCGGTTTGGAAAAGCGTGATCTGCCCTTGAGTCTGAAGGTCTGCGGCATGCTTCTCTTCGACGAGCCCCTGGAGAACCTGCTCACTGAAGATCCCAACGCGGCCGCGCGGCAGTACTTCCTGCTCCCCGCGCTGGCCTCGGCCGGAGGCGGAACCAGCCTCCCCTCCCACCTGGCCCCGTTCTGGATTCGCCTGGAAGGCCGCCAGCTGACCAACGCCGCAAGCCGCACCTGGCCCCTGGACCGGCTCCTGGTTCTGTCCTCCTGGACCTCCCGCCTGGAAAACGAGCCCTCGGCCGATTTGGCCAAGCGCATCGCCTTCCTCTTCCCCGAGACCTCCACCGGGGCCCAGGCCACGCTCCGCCTCGCCGAGGAGGCCCTCAAGGACCAGCAGTACCAGCTAGCCGGATTCTACCTGAACAACGTGGAGACCATCCGCCTGCCCAAGGAACTCCGCGCGCGGCAACTCGAACTCAAGGGTGACCTGGCCTTCGGACTGAGCAACTTCGACGAGGCCCTGGACTCATACAGCCGCTTGCTCAAAACCGGCGTGAAGCTCTCGGACACGAGCCTGATCCGGGTGGCCTTCATCCTCCAGCAGAAGGGACAGCTCGATGTGGCCCAGGGCCAGTTGGAGAAACTCTGGGAGCGCCATGAGAACATGCCGCCCGCCATGCAGGCCGAGGTGCTCTACTATCTCGGCGAGGGCGCGCACGCCATGGGCAACATCGACAAGGCCCTGGACTACTACCTCCGCCTGGCATGGCAGTATCCGCAGGAGAACATCTGGGCCCTGACGGCCATGTTCCGTGCCGCGCTCATCTACGACAACATGGGCCAGTACGACACGGCCAAGAATCTGCTCGTCACGGTCATCCGCAACGCGGAAACCGAGCAGCAGCGCGAAGCCGCCAAGAACCGCCTGGCCGAAATCGAGGCCAAGATGGGCAAGGTCGAGGAACGGCCCAAGTCCGGCGGAACCATGGTCTACCCCTTCTAA
- a CDS encoding phosphoglycerate kinase — MRYIDQTDLKDRKALVRVDFNVPIENGVITDDNRIRQSLPTLRYVLDQGGALILCAHLGKPKGVDPKLSLAPVAAHLAKLLGREVRLAPDCVGPEVEKMARELAPGQVLMLENLRFHAEETGKTPEARGDFGKRLAGLADVYVGEGFGVVHRPNASVVDAPRAAALCCAGFLMKKEWQFLGERLAAPERPFVAISGGAKVSTKLGILKNLLGKVDDLIIGGAMANTFFLAQGHGIGASLAELDLVEEAKAVLAEAAGKGTRLHLPLDVVLGASPKDAAATGTAEVAAIPEGAMALDIGPRSVEAFSKVIASARTVVWNGPMGLFENPAFAAGSLGICRAMAANAGAVTIVGGGDTDAMVHAAGAAEKFSFISTGGGSFMEFLEGKELPGLSALKECS; from the coding sequence ATGCGTTATATCGACCAGACCGACCTGAAGGACAGAAAAGCGTTGGTCCGGGTGGACTTCAACGTGCCCATCGAAAACGGTGTCATCACCGACGACAACCGCATCCGGCAGAGCCTGCCGACGTTGCGCTACGTCCTGGACCAGGGCGGGGCCCTGATCCTCTGCGCCCACCTGGGCAAGCCCAAGGGCGTGGACCCCAAGCTCAGTTTGGCTCCTGTGGCCGCGCACTTGGCCAAGCTCCTCGGCCGCGAGGTGCGGCTGGCCCCGGACTGCGTGGGGCCCGAGGTCGAGAAAATGGCCCGTGAGCTGGCTCCCGGCCAGGTGCTCATGTTGGAGAACCTGCGTTTCCATGCCGAGGAGACCGGGAAGACTCCCGAGGCCCGGGGGGATTTCGGCAAGCGTCTGGCGGGACTGGCCGACGTCTACGTGGGCGAGGGGTTCGGCGTGGTGCATCGGCCCAACGCCTCGGTCGTGGACGCGCCCCGGGCTGCGGCCTTGTGTTGTGCCGGGTTCCTGATGAAAAAGGAATGGCAGTTCCTGGGCGAACGTCTGGCGGCCCCGGAACGGCCGTTCGTTGCCATCTCCGGCGGAGCCAAGGTATCCACCAAACTGGGCATTCTGAAAAATCTTTTGGGCAAGGTGGACGATCTGATCATCGGCGGAGCCATGGCCAATACCTTCTTCCTGGCCCAGGGCCACGGCATCGGCGCGTCCCTGGCCGAGTTGGATCTCGTTGAGGAGGCCAAGGCCGTCCTGGCCGAGGCCGCAGGCAAGGGCACCCGGCTGCACCTGCCGCTGGACGTGGTCCTGGGCGCTTCGCCCAAGGACGCCGCCGCCACGGGCACGGCCGAAGTGGCGGCCATCCCGGAGGGCGCCATGGCCCTGGATATCGGGCCGCGCAGCGTGGAAGCCTTCTCCAAGGTCATCGCCTCGGCCCGCACCGTGGTCTGGAACGGCCCCATGGGCCTGTTCGAGAACCCGGCCTTCGCCGCCGGTTCCCTGGGCATCTGCCGGGCCATGGCCGCCAATGCCGGAGCCGTGACCATCGTGGGGGGCGGCGACACCGACGCCATGGTTCATGCCGCCGGGGCAGCCGAGAAATTCAGCTTCATCTCCACCGGCGGCGGTTCCTTCATGGAGTTCCTGGAAGGCAAGGAACTGCCCGGTCTGTCCGCCCTCAAGGAGTGCTCCTGA
- a CDS encoding transcriptional regulator, with amino-acid sequence MLIKFLIFAVAAFVVWKLFTGDRKQKQVRDKKQEENLAASGEMVKDPVCGAYVRKDGDIRVRQGEAVHVFCSYECRDKFIKSLEAGQEKAE; translated from the coding sequence ATGCTCATCAAGTTCCTCATCTTCGCCGTGGCCGCGTTCGTGGTCTGGAAGCTCTTCACCGGCGACCGCAAGCAGAAGCAGGTCCGCGACAAGAAACAGGAAGAGAATCTGGCCGCCTCCGGCGAGATGGTCAAGGATCCCGTATGCGGCGCCTACGTCCGCAAAGACGGAGACATCCGTGTGCGCCAGGGCGAGGCCGTGCACGTCTTCTGCTCCTATGAATGCCGGGACAAATTCATCAAGAGCCTGGAAGCAGGGCAGGAAAAGGCCGAATAG
- the secG gene encoding preprotein translocase subunit SecG, with amino-acid sequence METLVVVIHVLACVFLIVAVLLQSGQEGMGVIFGGGSGSVFGSTGAGGLLVKVTSVLAAVFLLTSLGYNLLINKRVSHVESIMLDSSGAVTAPAPAQEKKPEGVTFEDPKAAQQPEAPKQ; translated from the coding sequence TTGGAGACTCTGGTTGTCGTCATTCACGTGTTGGCCTGCGTGTTCCTGATCGTGGCCGTGCTGTTGCAGTCGGGTCAGGAAGGCATGGGCGTCATCTTCGGCGGCGGCAGCGGTTCCGTGTTCGGGAGCACCGGCGCGGGCGGCCTGCTGGTCAAGGTGACCTCGGTGCTGGCCGCCGTGTTTTTGCTGACCTCCCTGGGCTACAACCTGCTCATCAACAAGCGGGTGTCGCATGTGGAGTCCATCATGCTGGATTCTTCCGGCGCGGTGACCGCTCCGGCTCCGGCCCAGGAGAAGAAGCCCGAGGGTGTGACCTTCGAGGATCCCAAGGCCGCGCAGCAGCCGGAGGCTCCGAAGCAATAA